A genome region from Alkalimarinus coralli includes the following:
- a CDS encoding ABC transporter ATP-binding protein has translation MDEPLIIKVQNVSKRVPLADQTLEILSAIDLEIKKGDSLAIVGRSGSGKTTLLGLLAGLDSASDGSIFILGRDLSNMSEEERAALRAEYIGFVFQSFQLLSSLSALENVMLPLELRGDQHARQEAEQFLARVGLAERAGHYPHQLSGGEQQRVAIARAFACKPSILFADEPTGNLDTVTGQTIIELLFDLNRVEQTTLVMVTHDDSLAAKCNSTLRLENGRVLT, from the coding sequence GTGGACGAACCTTTGATAATAAAAGTGCAAAATGTATCCAAACGAGTTCCGTTAGCTGACCAGACACTTGAAATATTGAGCGCTATTGATCTGGAAATCAAGAAGGGAGACTCTTTAGCCATCGTGGGTCGCTCCGGGTCGGGTAAAACAACCCTGCTTGGGTTGTTGGCCGGACTTGACTCCGCATCAGACGGATCAATTTTTATATTAGGTCGAGATCTGTCTAATATGAGTGAAGAAGAGCGGGCAGCGTTACGGGCTGAATATATTGGTTTTGTCTTCCAGTCTTTTCAGTTGTTGTCATCATTAAGTGCCTTGGAAAATGTAATGTTGCCCTTAGAGCTGAGAGGTGATCAGCATGCCAGACAAGAGGCAGAGCAGTTTTTAGCCAGAGTAGGGCTGGCGGAGCGTGCTGGGCACTACCCTCACCAGCTATCAGGTGGCGAGCAGCAAAGAGTTGCTATTGCGAGAGCCTTTGCCTGTAAACCTTCAATTTTGTTTGCCGACGAGCCTACCGGTAATTTGGATACCGTTACAGGGCAGACCATTATTGAACTCCTGTTTGACCTCAACCGGGTCGAGCAAACAACACTGGTGATGGTGACTCATGACGACTCGCTCGCAGCAAAATGTAATTCTACACTGCGACTGGAAAACGGTAGGGTGTTGACCTGA